A part of Larkinella insperata genomic DNA contains:
- a CDS encoding SusD/RagB family nutrient-binding outer membrane lipoprotein — protein MKLISFPFLSLVVGLILTVSSCKNLADLNVNPNGVNPATAHPNLVLSTVLTETGRAFVNLGYQDIAGVMQHTQKDGWSGAHNDYEWGGSQSWSEYYDILRNNQYVYDRAVALDFELHQGIALVMKSMLFGLITDLWGDAPYSQALKGELGGAENTFPVFDTQEAIYTGILADLEKANTLLSKPKSAYNSTAEAADVYYKGDPGKWRKLANSLALRYYMRISSKKPDVAKAGIEKIVANAAQYPIITASADDAAMPFAGNSNADSWPANTTYDATESNYRRLKMADTFVKALLAINDPRLTVWANKVQIPLVVDATLPAKTDKIVDGKRYLSPDQVAGKEVNTDPNYVGLPTAIVGGSTYNLSQTGEQAAKNPHVSWLNDIYRAAKGPLLKARLLAASEVNFILAEAAQKGWAAGDAKARYEAGIKNSLETWGVDGAYAAYIAQKGVAFNGTQQQIIEQKWIASWTAATEAWFDYRRTGFPQLAAGPNAKRKVLPVRFYYMLDERNLNKANADAALNRLEQTPFSEADGKNSAWSKPWVLQGTAKPW, from the coding sequence ATGAAATTGATATCTTTTCCCTTTTTAAGTCTCGTTGTTGGCCTGATCCTGACGGTATCTTCCTGTAAGAACCTGGCGGATCTGAACGTGAACCCCAACGGGGTCAATCCGGCCACGGCCCACCCCAATCTGGTGCTTTCGACGGTGTTGACCGAAACCGGCAGAGCGTTTGTCAACCTGGGGTATCAGGATATTGCCGGGGTGATGCAGCACACGCAGAAAGACGGCTGGAGTGGCGCCCACAACGATTACGAATGGGGCGGCAGCCAGAGCTGGAGCGAATACTACGACATCCTGCGCAACAACCAGTACGTTTATGACCGCGCCGTAGCGCTGGACTTCGAACTCCACCAGGGCATTGCGCTGGTCATGAAATCCATGCTTTTCGGCCTGATTACCGACCTCTGGGGGGATGCGCCCTACAGCCAGGCCCTGAAGGGCGAGTTGGGCGGGGCCGAAAACACCTTCCCGGTTTTCGATACGCAGGAAGCCATCTACACGGGTATTCTGGCCGATCTGGAAAAGGCCAACACCCTGTTGTCGAAACCCAAAAGCGCCTACAACAGCACCGCCGAAGCCGCTGACGTTTACTACAAAGGCGATCCGGGCAAATGGCGCAAACTGGCCAACTCACTGGCGTTACGGTATTACATGCGGATTTCGTCGAAAAAGCCCGACGTGGCCAAAGCCGGTATTGAAAAAATCGTGGCCAATGCCGCTCAGTATCCAATCATAACCGCTTCGGCCGACGATGCCGCCATGCCGTTTGCGGGCAACAGCAACGCCGATTCTTGGCCCGCCAATACCACCTACGACGCCACCGAAAGCAACTACCGCCGACTCAAAATGGCCGACACCTTCGTCAAAGCCCTGCTGGCGATCAACGACCCGCGGCTGACGGTCTGGGCCAATAAAGTTCAGATTCCGCTGGTGGTCGATGCGACGCTTCCGGCCAAAACCGACAAAATTGTGGACGGAAAACGGTACCTCTCGCCCGACCAGGTGGCCGGAAAGGAAGTCAATACCGATCCTAATTATGTGGGTCTACCCACGGCCATCGTGGGCGGATCGACCTACAACCTGAGCCAGACCGGCGAACAGGCCGCCAAAAATCCGCACGTTTCCTGGCTGAACGACATCTACCGGGCCGCCAAAGGGCCGCTTCTGAAAGCCCGGCTGCTGGCGGCATCGGAGGTGAATTTTATTCTGGCTGAAGCAGCTCAGAAAGGCTGGGCCGCCGGGGACGCCAAAGCCCGGTACGAAGCCGGCATCAAAAACTCGCTCGAAACCTGGGGCGTTGACGGTGCCTATGCCGCTTACATCGCTCAGAAAGGGGTAGCTTTTAACGGTACCCAGCAGCAGATCATCGAGCAAAAATGGATTGCCAGCTGGACAGCCGCTACCGAAGCCTGGTTTGACTACCGCCGGACGGGTTTCCCGCAACTGGCCGCGGGGCCAAACGCCAAACGGAAGGTACTGCCCGTGCGGTTTTACTACATGCTCGACGAACGTAACCTCAACAAAGCCAACGCCGACGCGGCCCTGAACCGGCTGGAGCAGACTCCCTTCTCGGAAGCCGACGGCAAAAACAGCGCCTGGTCGAAACCGTGGGTATTGCAGGGTACGGCCAAACCGTGGTAA
- a CDS encoding purple acid phosphatase family protein yields MKFTLTLPLLVSGLFFSCQKESQPADNTVKAVMDGAVTRLYQTLQPEQLDTISQAYVLQFLTEPEKKVLATQYITFEVDQPVTVSIMRHQDQKIPPFWLKTSGFKKTKLVVKNEEYTYEVWQKPFEAGNVELGINGFDKHRPVYFISVGPQKPGNPVTITNVFPADQTLAILRLGAFTYHDWSDLTLTDVPASLRGQTLFQTIRGRAREAHLIGAFRKTSTPATAQPDQVLQTWSGDAATTRDIQWRTAATVSDGLVQYWPLGTTDTLSATASVFKMEDRLLQNDRYANRFTAKLTGLKAGSTYGYRVGSKTGWSKTATFKTQAAAPEGFSFIWFGDTHKSPDWGAMAQQTVRRHPEIAFYSIAGDLVSTGLHRDEWDELWQYSGGIFAQKPLMPIPGNHDSQDGLGAGMYREMFSLPKNGPKTADVPAEQTYAFTYQNALFLMIDATSPIEAQTAWIQEQLANSKADWKFAFFHFPPYNFEEDYADIRRQWGRLFDQYHVDMVMSGHVHYYLRTKPMLAEKPVSSPLKGTIYTISIGIPSHHEDWPDEPYAQVRYNDGPFYQHLKIDGKKLVYTVYDKDSRVKDALTITK; encoded by the coding sequence ATGAAGTTCACCCTTACCCTGCCCCTCTTAGTTTCCGGTTTATTTTTCTCCTGCCAAAAGGAATCACAACCCGCCGACAACACCGTAAAAGCCGTAATGGACGGAGCCGTCACCCGGCTTTACCAAACGCTCCAACCCGAACAACTTGACACCATCAGCCAGGCGTATGTGCTCCAGTTTTTGACCGAACCCGAGAAGAAAGTCCTGGCCACGCAGTATATAACCTTCGAGGTAGACCAACCCGTTACGGTGTCAATCATGCGTCATCAGGACCAGAAAATTCCGCCCTTCTGGCTGAAAACCAGCGGCTTTAAAAAGACGAAACTCGTCGTCAAAAACGAAGAATACACCTACGAAGTGTGGCAGAAACCGTTCGAGGCCGGCAACGTGGAGCTGGGAATCAACGGCTTCGACAAACACCGACCCGTTTATTTCATCAGCGTCGGCCCGCAGAAACCGGGCAACCCAGTAACGATCACCAACGTTTTTCCGGCGGATCAAACGCTGGCGATACTGCGGCTGGGCGCGTTCACTTACCACGACTGGAGTGACCTTACCCTGACCGACGTGCCGGCGTCGCTGCGCGGCCAAACCCTGTTTCAGACCATTCGGGGCCGGGCGCGGGAAGCACACCTGATTGGGGCTTTTCGCAAAACCAGCACCCCCGCTACGGCCCAGCCCGACCAGGTTCTGCAAACGTGGAGCGGTGACGCGGCCACCACCCGCGATATTCAATGGCGAACGGCGGCAACGGTTTCTGACGGCCTGGTGCAGTATTGGCCGCTGGGCACAACGGACACCCTGTCGGCCACGGCTTCGGTTTTCAAGATGGAAGACCGGCTGTTGCAGAATGACCGGTATGCAAACCGGTTCACAGCCAAGCTCACCGGACTCAAAGCCGGAAGTACGTACGGGTACCGGGTTGGCTCGAAAACCGGCTGGTCGAAAACCGCAACGTTTAAAACGCAGGCGGCCGCACCGGAGGGCTTTTCGTTTATCTGGTTTGGCGACACGCACAAGTCGCCGGACTGGGGCGCAATGGCCCAACAAACCGTCCGCCGACATCCCGAAATTGCCTTTTACTCCATCGCGGGCGATCTGGTCAGCACGGGTTTGCACCGCGACGAATGGGACGAACTCTGGCAGTACTCGGGCGGTATTTTCGCGCAGAAACCGCTGATGCCCATTCCCGGTAACCACGACAGCCAGGACGGGCTGGGCGCGGGGATGTACCGGGAGATGTTCAGCCTGCCGAAAAACGGACCGAAAACGGCGGACGTTCCGGCCGAGCAAACGTACGCCTTTACGTACCAGAATGCCCTGTTTCTAATGATCGACGCCACCTCGCCCATCGAAGCGCAAACCGCCTGGATCCAGGAGCAGCTTGCCAATTCCAAAGCCGACTGGAAGTTTGCCTTTTTCCATTTTCCGCCCTACAACTTCGAGGAAGATTACGCCGATATTCGCCGGCAGTGGGGCCGCCTGTTCGATCAGTACCACGTCGATATGGTCATGAGCGGCCACGTTCACTACTACCTCCGCACCAAACCTATGTTGGCCGAAAAACCGGTTTCGTCGCCGTTGAAGGGAACGATTTACACCATCTCAATCGGGATTCCGAGCCACCACGAGGACTGGCCCGACGAACCCTACGCGCAGGTTCGTTACAACGACGGACCGTTTTATCAGCACCTGAAAATCGACGGCAAAAAGCTAGTTTACACGGTTTACGACAAAGATAGCCGGGTGAAGGATGCGTTAACCATTACTAAGTAA
- a CDS encoding PhoPQ-activated pathogenicity-related family protein: MQKRLLTPFLLLISLSFGAFDSPKREPVTPETALQSYLNNGDKTFRWEVKETFEAGPAKGYHLLLTSQKWREHTWRHQLTVLVPNENQYDGALLFITGGSNKSEQPNWNGGSDDKVLQGLAGIAVKNKAIVSILRQTPNQPLYNNLTEDALISFTLHNFKKDHDYTWPLLFPMVKSAVRAMDAVQEFSKQTLKRDINRFVVSGASKRGWTTWLTGAKDKRVTAIAPMVIDILNMPVNLDYQIKSWNKYSVEIEDYVNLGIPQTARTPDGNAITQMVDPYSYRKKLTMPKMIFMGTNDPYWTVDAIKNYYDDIPGENLIHYVPNTGHNLGDGKQAFEGLSAFFGMTMAKKPYPVCKWEASGTKTGVRLTIQTTANALVDAVVWSADSEDRIFQDEKWAGKSLGVKGQSKVEITQPYPTSGYRAFYVDLKYKDPNGGEYTESTRMFLTDNDEVFLKQSSI; this comes from the coding sequence ATGCAAAAACGACTCTTAACCCCTTTTCTGCTGCTTATCAGCCTGTCCTTTGGCGCGTTCGATTCTCCGAAAAGGGAGCCCGTTACGCCGGAAACCGCACTGCAGAGTTACCTGAACAACGGCGATAAAACCTTTCGGTGGGAAGTGAAAGAAACCTTCGAAGCCGGTCCGGCCAAAGGTTACCACCTGCTGCTGACCTCGCAGAAATGGCGCGAGCACACCTGGCGGCACCAACTGACGGTACTGGTGCCGAACGAAAACCAGTACGACGGCGCGTTGCTGTTCATCACCGGCGGCTCCAACAAGAGCGAACAGCCGAACTGGAATGGCGGCTCCGACGACAAGGTGTTGCAGGGTCTGGCCGGGATTGCGGTTAAAAACAAAGCCATTGTTTCGATTCTCCGGCAAACGCCCAATCAGCCCCTTTACAACAACCTGACCGAAGACGCGCTGATTTCTTTCACGCTCCACAACTTCAAAAAAGACCACGATTACACCTGGCCGCTGCTGTTTCCGATGGTTAAAAGTGCGGTCCGGGCGATGGATGCCGTGCAGGAGTTTTCGAAGCAGACGCTGAAACGGGACATCAACCGGTTTGTGGTTTCGGGGGCTTCCAAACGCGGCTGGACCACCTGGCTGACCGGGGCCAAGGACAAACGCGTAACGGCCATTGCTCCGATGGTGATCGATATTCTGAACATGCCCGTCAACCTTGATTACCAGATCAAGTCCTGGAACAAATACAGCGTGGAAATCGAAGATTACGTCAATCTGGGCATTCCGCAGACGGCCCGCACCCCGGACGGCAACGCCATCACCCAGATGGTGGACCCCTACTCCTACCGGAAAAAGCTGACCATGCCCAAGATGATTTTCATGGGCACCAACGACCCGTACTGGACCGTAGACGCGATCAAAAACTACTACGACGACATTCCCGGTGAGAACCTGATTCATTACGTGCCCAACACCGGACACAACTTGGGTGACGGCAAACAGGCGTTCGAAGGATTGAGCGCGTTTTTTGGCATGACGATGGCAAAAAAGCCGTACCCGGTGTGCAAGTGGGAGGCTTCCGGCACCAAAACCGGCGTCCGGCTGACCATCCAAACCACGGCCAATGCGCTGGTCGATGCCGTGGTCTGGTCGGCGGATTCGGAAGACCGGATTTTCCAGGACGAAAAATGGGCGGGCAAAAGCCTGGGCGTTAAAGGACAGTCCAAAGTAGAAATCACGCAGCCCTACCCCACGTCCGGCTACCGGGCTTTTTACGTCGATCTGAAATACAAAGACCCCAACGGCGGGGAATATACGGAGAGCACCCGCATGTTTCTGACCGACAACGACGAAGTTTTTCTCAAACAAAGTTCCATTTAA
- a CDS encoding glycerophosphodiester phosphodiesterase, producing MRSYFLLLFWAVFQLPAFAQTAISAHRGSSLVAPENTLATFRTVLQWPVSYLEIDVRTTRDGQLVILHDGNLDRTTNGSGPVQNRTLAELKQLSAGKGFGESFNEERIPTLKEVGRLLRDWNQTSTRKVHLYVDCKAVQPQKLVDELAELNLLDDAVFYGSDAFLMALKQAFPRAKLMPSLRSADEMTAKVQQLQPYAFDVRWPSLTAELIQRIHAHGIRVFSDALDFFETPEHYRKAAQMGVDVIQTDFVERVSQALKK from the coding sequence ATGCGATCTTACTTTCTGCTTTTGTTCTGGGCGGTGTTTCAACTTCCGGCGTTTGCCCAAACCGCCATTTCGGCCCACCGGGGTTCATCGCTCGTAGCCCCGGAAAACACGCTGGCGACGTTCCGGACGGTTTTGCAATGGCCGGTCAGTTACCTCGAAATCGACGTTCGAACCACCCGGGACGGGCAATTAGTCATTCTGCACGACGGCAATCTGGACCGCACCACGAACGGTTCGGGGCCGGTTCAGAACCGGACGCTGGCCGAGCTGAAACAACTTTCGGCGGGCAAAGGCTTCGGCGAATCGTTCAACGAAGAGCGGATTCCGACGCTGAAGGAAGTGGGGCGGCTGCTGCGCGACTGGAATCAAACGAGCACCCGGAAAGTTCATCTTTACGTCGATTGTAAGGCCGTGCAACCCCAGAAGCTGGTTGATGAACTGGCTGAACTGAATCTGCTGGACGATGCCGTTTTTTACGGTTCCGACGCCTTTCTGATGGCGCTAAAGCAGGCGTTTCCCCGGGCGAAACTCATGCCCTCGCTGCGGAGCGCCGACGAGATGACCGCCAAGGTTCAGCAGTTGCAGCCCTACGCGTTTGACGTCCGCTGGCCCTCGCTGACGGCCGAACTGATCCAGCGAATTCACGCCCACGGGATTCGGGTGTTTTCCGACGCGCTGGACTTTTTCGAAACACCGGAACACTACCGGAAAGCCGCCCAAATGGGCGTGGATGTAATCCAGACGGATTTTGTGGAGCGGGTGAGTCAGGCGCTGAAAAAATAG
- a CDS encoding NUDIX hydrolase — protein sequence MPNTVIDKLAWIELKGKSILSTKTYGKDKYYIPGGKREVGETDEQALFREINEELTVEIDVATLKPMGIFRAQAHGHPAGVLVQMTCYSADYSGQLKANAEIEEIRWLTYADKDRVSEVDQVIFDYLKQRNLLG from the coding sequence ATGCCAAATACCGTCATCGATAAATTAGCCTGGATTGAGTTGAAAGGCAAATCCATCCTTTCCACAAAGACGTATGGGAAGGACAAGTATTACATTCCGGGCGGCAAACGGGAAGTCGGCGAAACGGATGAACAGGCTCTGTTTCGTGAAATCAACGAAGAGCTGACGGTCGAAATAGACGTAGCCACGCTCAAACCCATGGGCATTTTCCGCGCTCAGGCCCACGGACACCCGGCGGGCGTTTTGGTACAAATGACCTGTTACTCGGCCGACTACAGCGGGCAGCTGAAAGCCAATGCCGAAATTGAGGAAATCCGGTGGCTGACCTACGCAGATAAAGACCGTGTTTCGGAGGTTGATCAGGTAATCTTTGACTATCTAAAGCAAAGAAACTTACTAGGCTAG
- a CDS encoding SusC/RagA family TonB-linked outer membrane protein codes for MNQPLICPQRLRCLLVGLWLLVLSVSSAGAQSGRRVTGTIRLGTDNSPIPGVNVLIKGTQTGTTSDQNGRYMLDVSGANPVLVYSYIGYQTEEVPVGNRTVLDVTLTESAETLQEAVVTALGIKREERSLGYSVGKIEGKDLTRVVQENVLNGLAGRVAGVTISATGGTGSSVSMVIRGAKSLSNDNQPLFVVDGVPIANTLNNVSQVGTDNRVDYGNAISGLNPDDIETISILKGPSAAALYGTRAGNGVVLITTKSGSKVKRLTVNVSSNTVFDQPYKFLNWQTGFGSGQFSAIPTSVSNNPLTNPFGKLIQEEIGATYGAALDKGYEEVQWNSPLDANGKPIPLPLVSHKNNVRNFVRTGITSTNGISIANNTDQITYRISYSNMQNRGIIPNTDLFKNTLNLSTSLKVNDKLRLSTNLDISRNNSNNRPAGNRGGNPLQAAYNTSPHIDIRDMRDYWMPGQEGLQQRTQYNGVYNNAYFLANEINNSFTRDRIFGNLRADWQLTKDFSFMGRYSLDTYQEQRETKIANSYVNDPRGAYGLINIGSFESNADFLATYKKDIGGFGLSVSGGGNYRYQTGSNLMNATRNGTGLIVPGIFTIQNIAPANLDYNSTKFYRGIYSLYGLANLSFKDMVYLDLTARNDWSSTLPVNNRSYFYPSASLSVLLNEILPVSNTISLLKLRGGIAQVGNDANPYMLLSTLTNAGTWDGIPRLNVPGTLLLSDLKPEIATSSEFGVDLNLFRNRLRASATYYVSENRNQILSTKLPPSSGYTTKNINAGLLVSRGIELTLGGTPIEKNGWRLDVNANLTRNRTTIEKLSDDLPYFTLWTDAKGGAWTYVGDEIGDIYDAKVVTVEDKNSPYFGYPILDQTGKWQYIDAIDTKNKIGNFNPRFLLGLQTSLTYRGFSLNMTFDWRNGGDFVSQTYRYGEEDGRSQLFYDKLINPNGLTGDALRNYLVENQDKLIQISGNNFPVVGGPTPEYGSFPFKYGPYTLPHGGVFIPGVIATGYDETGEPTGYKENLGGPGTMMLPFAGATTWSFTRANLFDASFLKLREVSLGYDLPQGLVKRMGLQNANVSVYSRNIILWTAAKIGIDPEMAFQVESGVQGSGIQFKQGIERYNVLPWVIPVGFRLGLTF; via the coding sequence ATGAATCAACCTTTAATTTGCCCGCAAAGGCTTCGGTGTTTGCTGGTCGGCCTATGGCTGCTGGTGCTCAGTGTTTCTTCCGCCGGGGCGCAGTCTGGTCGCCGGGTAACCGGAACCATCCGGCTTGGCACCGACAACTCCCCCATTCCCGGTGTCAACGTACTGATCAAAGGCACCCAGACCGGTACCACCTCCGATCAAAACGGTCGGTACATGCTGGATGTCAGCGGAGCCAATCCGGTGCTGGTGTACTCCTACATCGGCTACCAAACCGAGGAAGTGCCCGTGGGTAACCGTACCGTCCTTGACGTTACCCTGACCGAAAGCGCCGAAACCCTGCAGGAAGCCGTGGTGACGGCCCTCGGGATCAAACGCGAGGAACGTTCTCTCGGTTATTCGGTTGGCAAAATTGAGGGCAAAGACCTGACCCGCGTGGTGCAGGAAAACGTACTCAACGGCCTGGCCGGGCGGGTGGCTGGGGTCACCATCAGCGCTACGGGTGGTACGGGTTCGTCGGTCAGCATGGTCATCCGCGGGGCCAAATCGCTCAGCAACGATAACCAGCCGCTGTTTGTGGTCGATGGCGTTCCGATTGCCAATACGCTTAACAACGTCAGCCAGGTCGGTACCGACAACCGGGTGGATTACGGCAATGCGATCTCCGGCCTGAACCCCGACGACATCGAAACTATTTCCATCCTGAAAGGTCCGAGTGCAGCCGCGCTCTACGGAACCCGGGCCGGTAACGGCGTGGTGCTGATCACCACCAAAAGCGGTTCCAAAGTGAAACGACTAACGGTGAACGTTAGCTCCAATACGGTTTTTGATCAGCCCTACAAGTTCCTCAACTGGCAGACCGGCTTTGGCTCGGGTCAGTTTTCGGCCATCCCTACTTCGGTCAGCAACAACCCGCTGACCAACCCGTTTGGCAAACTGATTCAGGAGGAAATTGGCGCTACCTACGGAGCAGCCCTGGACAAAGGGTACGAGGAAGTGCAGTGGAACAGCCCGCTGGATGCCAACGGCAAACCGATTCCGCTGCCGCTGGTGTCCCACAAAAACAACGTCCGGAATTTCGTACGGACCGGGATTACCTCCACCAACGGGATTTCCATCGCCAACAACACCGACCAGATCACCTACCGGATTTCGTACTCGAACATGCAGAACCGGGGGATTATTCCAAACACTGACCTTTTCAAAAACACCCTGAACCTGAGTACCTCGCTCAAGGTAAACGACAAACTCCGGCTCAGCACCAACCTCGACATCAGCCGCAACAACTCCAACAACCGGCCCGCCGGAAACCGGGGGGGCAACCCGCTGCAAGCCGCCTACAATACCTCGCCCCACATCGACATCCGGGATATGCGGGATTACTGGATGCCCGGCCAGGAAGGCTTGCAGCAGCGCACCCAGTACAACGGAGTTTACAACAACGCCTACTTTCTGGCAAACGAAATCAACAACAGCTTCACGCGCGACCGGATTTTCGGCAACCTGCGCGCCGACTGGCAGCTTACCAAGGATTTCAGTTTCATGGGGCGGTATTCGCTCGACACCTACCAGGAACAGCGCGAAACCAAAATTGCCAACAGCTACGTCAACGATCCGCGCGGAGCCTACGGTCTGATCAACATTGGCTCGTTTGAAAGCAATGCCGACTTTCTGGCCACCTACAAAAAAGACATCGGCGGCTTTGGCCTGTCGGTTTCGGGGGGTGGGAATTACCGTTACCAAACCGGCTCGAACCTTATGAATGCCACCCGCAACGGCACCGGCCTGATTGTTCCGGGCATTTTCACCATTCAGAACATTGCCCCCGCCAACCTCGACTACAACAGCACCAAATTTTACCGGGGTATTTACAGCCTGTACGGTCTGGCTAACCTGAGCTTCAAAGACATGGTGTACCTCGATCTGACGGCCCGCAACGACTGGTCGAGCACGCTGCCGGTCAATAACCGGTCGTACTTCTACCCGTCGGCGTCGCTGAGTGTTTTGCTGAACGAAATTCTGCCGGTTTCCAACACCATCAGTTTGCTGAAGCTGCGGGGCGGCATCGCGCAGGTGGGCAACGACGCCAATCCGTACATGCTGCTCAGTACGCTGACCAACGCCGGAACCTGGGACGGTATTCCGCGTCTGAACGTGCCGGGAACGCTCCTGCTCTCGGATTTGAAACCGGAAATTGCCACCTCTTCGGAATTTGGCGTTGACCTGAATTTGTTTCGAAACCGGCTGCGGGCCAGTGCTACCTACTACGTTTCCGAGAACCGGAACCAGATCCTGAGCACCAAACTACCGCCCTCTTCGGGGTATACGACCAAAAACATCAACGCGGGTTTGCTCGTCAGCCGGGGTATTGAACTGACGCTTGGCGGCACCCCCATCGAGAAAAACGGCTGGCGGCTGGATGTAAACGCCAACCTGACCCGCAACCGCACCACCATCGAAAAGCTCTCCGACGACCTCCCCTACTTCACCCTCTGGACCGACGCCAAGGGCGGAGCCTGGACGTACGTGGGCGACGAAATCGGCGATATTTACGACGCCAAGGTGGTGACGGTGGAAGACAAAAATTCGCCCTACTTTGGCTACCCAATTCTGGACCAGACCGGTAAATGGCAGTACATTGACGCCATTGATACGAAGAATAAAATCGGCAATTTCAACCCCCGGTTTCTGCTCGGCCTGCAAACCTCGCTGACGTACCGGGGTTTCAGCCTGAACATGACCTTCGACTGGCGGAACGGCGGAGATTTTGTGTCGCAAACATACCGCTACGGGGAAGAAGATGGCCGGTCGCAACTGTTTTACGACAAGCTCATTAACCCCAACGGCCTGACTGGCGACGCCCTGCGTAATTATCTGGTGGAAAATCAGGACAAACTCATTCAGATTAGCGGCAACAACTTCCCGGTGGTGGGCGGCCCCACGCCCGAGTACGGCAGCTTTCCGTTTAAATACGGCCCCTACACGCTGCCCCACGGCGGGGTTTTCATTCCGGGCGTGATTGCCACCGGCTACGACGAAACCGGTGAGCCTACGGGGTACAAGGAAAATCTGGGTGGCCCCGGCACGATGATGCTGCCCTTCGCCGGAGCAACCACCTGGTCGTTTACGCGGGCCAACCTGTTCGATGCGTCGTTCCTCAAACTGCGCGAAGTATCGCTGGGCTATGACCTGCCGCAGGGCCTCGTCAAACGGATGGGCTTGCAAAATGCGAACGTGTCGGTCTACAGCCGAAACATCATTCTGTGGACGGCGGCCAAAATCGGCATCGACCCCGAAATGGCCTTCCAGGTCGAATCGGGTGTGCAGGGGTCCGGCATTCAGTTCAAACAGGGTATCGAGCGGTATAACGTCCTGCCCTGGGTCATTCCGGTGGGTTTCCGGCTTGGTTTAACGTTTTAA
- a CDS encoding CPBP family intramembrane glutamic endopeptidase — translation MEPALRPFWNRFFRFDQTFGFVLLLMVCVPRFLIVLRANSTGSYGSLSLIMVISALLPFVFLTKTGRRKAGISRPKRYSWLLYGFLIGILFSLLLYFLGDLLYENTPSNWYRYIGRTYKIPHPLTPEDKLIYFSIFAATGMLFSPVGEELFFRGIVHASLATSLGETRASFVDSWAFALTHISHFGLVYLSGAWQFLPVPAFLWVVAMYAVSRLFFLCRQHAGSILGAISCHAGFNLGMTYSIFYLL, via the coding sequence ATGGAACCAGCGCTCAGGCCCTTCTGGAATCGTTTTTTTCGATTCGATCAAACGTTCGGGTTCGTATTGCTTCTGATGGTCTGCGTGCCCCGGTTCCTGATCGTTCTGCGCGCCAACAGCACCGGCAGTTACGGTTCCTTATCCTTGATCATGGTGATCTCGGCGCTGCTGCCCTTCGTTTTTTTAACAAAAACCGGAAGAAGAAAGGCCGGAATTTCCAGACCGAAGCGGTATTCCTGGCTGCTTTATGGGTTCCTGATCGGTATTTTGTTCAGCCTGCTTCTCTATTTTCTGGGCGATTTACTTTATGAAAACACGCCCAGCAATTGGTACCGCTACATTGGAAGAACCTACAAAATACCGCACCCGCTTACGCCGGAAGACAAACTGATTTACTTTTCCATTTTTGCCGCGACCGGTATGCTTTTCAGTCCCGTTGGCGAAGAGTTGTTCTTCAGGGGTATTGTTCACGCAAGTCTGGCAACCTCTCTGGGCGAAACCAGAGCCTCTTTCGTTGACAGCTGGGCTTTCGCCCTGACCCATATTTCGCATTTTGGTTTGGTGTATCTGTCCGGTGCGTGGCAATTCCTGCCAGTCCCCGCGTTTTTGTGGGTCGTTGCGATGTACGCCGTAAGCCGTTTATTCTTCCTATGCCGCCAGCACGCCGGTTCGATTCTGGGGGCAATCAGCTGCCACGCGGGTTTCAACCTGGGAATGACCTATAGCATTTTCTATCTCTTATGA